In the Molothrus aeneus isolate 106 chromosome 28, BPBGC_Maene_1.0, whole genome shotgun sequence genome, one interval contains:
- the STAT3 gene encoding signal transducer and activator of transcription 3 isoform X2: MAQWNQLQQLDTRYLEQLHQLYSDSFPMELRQFLAPWIESQDWAYAASKESHATLVFHNLLGEIDQQYSRFLQESNVLYQHNLRRIKQFLQSRYLEKPMEIARIVARCLWEESRLLQTAATAAQQGGQATHPTAAVVTEKQQMLEQHLQDVRKRVQDLEQKMKVVENLQDDFDFNYKTLKSQGDMQDLNGNNQSVTRQKMQQLEQMLTALDQMRRGIVSELAGLLSAMEYVQKMLADEELADWKRRQQIACIGGPPNICLDRLENWITSLAESQLQTRQQIKKLEELQQKVSYKGDPIVQHRPMLEERIVELFRNLMKSAFVVERQPCMPMHPDRPLVIKTGVQFTTKVRLLVKFPELNYQLKIKVCIDKDSGDVAALRGSRKFNILGTNTKVMNMEESNNGSLSAEFKHLTLREQRCGNGGRANCDASLIVTEELHLITFETEVYHQGLKIDLETHSLPVVVISNICQMPNAWASILWYNMLTNNPKNVNFFTKPPIGTWDQVAEVLSWQFSSTTKRGLSIEQLTTLAEKLLGPGVNYSGCQITWAKFCKENMAGKGFSFWVWLDNIIDLVKKYILALWNEGYIMGFISKERERAILSTKPPGTFLLRFSESSKEGGITFTWVEKDISGKTQIQSVEPYTKQQLNNMSFAEIIMGYKIMDATNILVSPLVYLYPDIPKEEAFGKYCRSESQEHSEATDSGAAPYLKTKFICVTPTSFSNTIDLPMSPRTLDSLMQFGTSSEGAESNAGGQFESLTFDMELTPECASSPM; this comes from the exons ATGGCGCAGTGgaaccagctgcagcagctcgaCACGCGCtacctggagcagctccaccaGCTCTACAGCGACAGCTTCCCCATGGAGCTCCGGCAGTTCCTGGCCCCCTGGATTGAAAGCCAGGACTG GGCCTATGCTGCCAGCAAGGAGTCGCACGCCACGCTGGTGTTCCACAACCTGCTGGGGGAGATCGACCAGCAGTACAGCCGCTTCCTGCAGGAGTCCAACGTCCTCTACCAGCACAACCTGCGCCGCATCAAGCAGTTCCTGCag AGCAGATACCTGGAGAAGCCAATGGAAATCGCCCGCATCGTGGCTCGCTGCCTCTGGGAAGAGTCCCGGCTCCTCCAGACAGCTGCTACTGCAGCCCAG CAAGGGGGACAGGCAACACATCCAACAGCAGCTGTGGtgacagagaagcagcagatgctggagcagcacctgcaggatgTCAGGAAGAGGGTGCAG GATCTGGAGCAGAAGATGAAAGTGGTGGAAAATCTCCAGGATGACTTTGATTTTAACTACAAGACTTTGAAAAGCCAAGGAG ACATGCAGGACCTGAATGGGAACAACCAGTCAGTGACCCGGCAGAagatgcagcagctggagcaaatGCTGACAGCACTGGACCAGATGCGCAGG GGCATAGTGAGCGAGCTGGCTGGGCTGCTGTCTGCCATGGAGTATGTGCAGAAGATGCTGGCAGATGAGGAACTGGCAGACTGGAAGAGGAGACAGCAGATTGCCTGCATTGGTGGCCCACCCAATATCTGCCTGGACAGGCTTGAGAACTG GATAACCTCCCTTGCTGAATCACAGCTACAGACCCGGCAGCAGATCAAGAAGTTGGAAGAACTGCAGCAAAAAGTGTCCTATAAGGGTGACCCAATCGTCCAGCACCGGCCCATGCTGGAGGAGCGCATTGTGGAGCTGTTCAGGAACCTGATGAAAAG tgctTTTGTGGTGGAGAGGCAGCCCTGCATGCCCATGCACCCTGACAGGCCCCTGGTCATCAAGACAGGTGTGCAGTTCACCACCAAAGTCAG GTTGTTGGTCAAGTTTCCAGAGCTGAACTATCAGCTGAAAATCAAAGTCTGCATTGACAA GGACTCTGGGGACGTTGCAGCACTTCGGGG GTCCCGCAAGTTTAACATCCTGGGGACCAACACCAAGGTCATGAACATGGAGGAGTCAAACAATGGCAGCCTCTCAGCAGAGTTCAAACACCTG ACCCTGAGGGAGCAGCGCTGTGGCAATGGAGGCCGAGCCAACTGTGAT GCCTCGCTGATAGTCACTGAGGAGCTGCACCTCATCACTTTTGAGACAGAGGTGTATCACCAGGGGCTGAAGATCGACCTGGAG ACCCACTCGCTGCCTGTGGTGGTCATCTCCAACATCTGCCAGATGCCCAATGCCTGGGCATCCATCCTGTGGTACAACATGCTGACCAACAACCCCAAG AACGTGAACTTCTTCACCAAGCCCCCCATTGGCACCTGGGACCAGGTGGCAGAGGTGCTGAGCTGGCAGTTCTCCTCCACCACCAAGCGCGGGCTCAGCATCGAGCAGCTGACCACACTGGCAGAGAAACTGCTGG gaCCAGGTGTGAATTACTCTGGCTGTCAGATCACCTGGGCCAAGTTCTGCAAG GAGAACATGGCTGGCAAAGGCTTCTCTTTCTGGGTCTGGCTGGACAACATCATTGACTTGGTGAAGAAGTACATCCTGGCACTGTGGAACGAAGG GTACATCATGGGCTTCATCAGCAAGGAGCGGGAGCGAGCCATCCTGAGCACCAAGCCCCCAGGGACCTTTCTGCTGCGCTTCAGTGAGAGCAGCAAGGAGGGGGGCATCACCTTCACCTGGGTGGAGAAGGACATCAGTG GGAAGACACAGATCCAGTCAGTGGAGCCTTACaccaagcagcagctgaacaaCATGTCCTTTGCTGAGATCATCATGGGCTACAAAATCATGGATGCCACCAACATCCTGGTGTCCCCTCTGGTGTACCTGTACCCAGACATCCCCAAGGAGGAGGCATTTGGGAAGTACTGCCGCTCTGAGAGCCAGGAACACTCGGAAGCCACGGACTCAG GTGCTGCTCCATACCTGAAGACCAAGTTCATCTGTGTCACCCC CACCTCCTTCAGCAACACCATCGACCTGCCCATGTCCCCGCGCACGCTGGACTCGCTCATGCAGTTCGGCACCAGCAGCGAGGGCGCGGAGAGCAACGCAGGCGGGCAGTTTG AGTCGCTGACCTTCGACATGGAGCTGACCCCAGAGTGTGCATCCTCGCCCatgtga
- the STAT3 gene encoding signal transducer and activator of transcription 3 isoform X1: protein MAQWNQLQQLDTRYLEQLHQLYSDSFPMELRQFLAPWIESQDWAYAASKESHATLVFHNLLGEIDQQYSRFLQESNVLYQHNLRRIKQFLQSRYLEKPMEIARIVARCLWEESRLLQTAATAAQQGGQATHPTAAVVTEKQQMLEQHLQDVRKRVQDLEQKMKVVENLQDDFDFNYKTLKSQGDMQDLNGNNQSVTRQKMQQLEQMLTALDQMRRGIVSELAGLLSAMEYVQKMLADEELADWKRRQQIACIGGPPNICLDRLENWITSLAESQLQTRQQIKKLEELQQKVSYKGDPIVQHRPMLEERIVELFRNLMKSAFVVERQPCMPMHPDRPLVIKTGVQFTTKVRLLVKFPELNYQLKIKVCIDKDSGDVAALRGSRKFNILGTNTKVMNMEESNNGSLSAEFKHLTLREQRCGNGGRANCDASLIVTEELHLITFETEVYHQGLKIDLETHSLPVVVISNICQMPNAWASILWYNMLTNNPKNVNFFTKPPIGTWDQVAEVLSWQFSSTTKRGLSIEQLTTLAEKLLGPGVNYSGCQITWAKFCKENMAGKGFSFWVWLDNIIDLVKKYILALWNEGYIMGFISKERERAILSTKPPGTFLLRFSESSKEGGITFTWVEKDISGKTQIQSVEPYTKQQLNNMSFAEIIMGYKIMDATNILVSPLVYLYPDIPKEEAFGKYCRSESQEHSEATDSGSAAPYLKTKFICVTPTSFSNTIDLPMSPRTLDSLMQFGTSSEGAESNAGGQFESLTFDMELTPECASSPM, encoded by the exons ATGGCGCAGTGgaaccagctgcagcagctcgaCACGCGCtacctggagcagctccaccaGCTCTACAGCGACAGCTTCCCCATGGAGCTCCGGCAGTTCCTGGCCCCCTGGATTGAAAGCCAGGACTG GGCCTATGCTGCCAGCAAGGAGTCGCACGCCACGCTGGTGTTCCACAACCTGCTGGGGGAGATCGACCAGCAGTACAGCCGCTTCCTGCAGGAGTCCAACGTCCTCTACCAGCACAACCTGCGCCGCATCAAGCAGTTCCTGCag AGCAGATACCTGGAGAAGCCAATGGAAATCGCCCGCATCGTGGCTCGCTGCCTCTGGGAAGAGTCCCGGCTCCTCCAGACAGCTGCTACTGCAGCCCAG CAAGGGGGACAGGCAACACATCCAACAGCAGCTGTGGtgacagagaagcagcagatgctggagcagcacctgcaggatgTCAGGAAGAGGGTGCAG GATCTGGAGCAGAAGATGAAAGTGGTGGAAAATCTCCAGGATGACTTTGATTTTAACTACAAGACTTTGAAAAGCCAAGGAG ACATGCAGGACCTGAATGGGAACAACCAGTCAGTGACCCGGCAGAagatgcagcagctggagcaaatGCTGACAGCACTGGACCAGATGCGCAGG GGCATAGTGAGCGAGCTGGCTGGGCTGCTGTCTGCCATGGAGTATGTGCAGAAGATGCTGGCAGATGAGGAACTGGCAGACTGGAAGAGGAGACAGCAGATTGCCTGCATTGGTGGCCCACCCAATATCTGCCTGGACAGGCTTGAGAACTG GATAACCTCCCTTGCTGAATCACAGCTACAGACCCGGCAGCAGATCAAGAAGTTGGAAGAACTGCAGCAAAAAGTGTCCTATAAGGGTGACCCAATCGTCCAGCACCGGCCCATGCTGGAGGAGCGCATTGTGGAGCTGTTCAGGAACCTGATGAAAAG tgctTTTGTGGTGGAGAGGCAGCCCTGCATGCCCATGCACCCTGACAGGCCCCTGGTCATCAAGACAGGTGTGCAGTTCACCACCAAAGTCAG GTTGTTGGTCAAGTTTCCAGAGCTGAACTATCAGCTGAAAATCAAAGTCTGCATTGACAA GGACTCTGGGGACGTTGCAGCACTTCGGGG GTCCCGCAAGTTTAACATCCTGGGGACCAACACCAAGGTCATGAACATGGAGGAGTCAAACAATGGCAGCCTCTCAGCAGAGTTCAAACACCTG ACCCTGAGGGAGCAGCGCTGTGGCAATGGAGGCCGAGCCAACTGTGAT GCCTCGCTGATAGTCACTGAGGAGCTGCACCTCATCACTTTTGAGACAGAGGTGTATCACCAGGGGCTGAAGATCGACCTGGAG ACCCACTCGCTGCCTGTGGTGGTCATCTCCAACATCTGCCAGATGCCCAATGCCTGGGCATCCATCCTGTGGTACAACATGCTGACCAACAACCCCAAG AACGTGAACTTCTTCACCAAGCCCCCCATTGGCACCTGGGACCAGGTGGCAGAGGTGCTGAGCTGGCAGTTCTCCTCCACCACCAAGCGCGGGCTCAGCATCGAGCAGCTGACCACACTGGCAGAGAAACTGCTGG gaCCAGGTGTGAATTACTCTGGCTGTCAGATCACCTGGGCCAAGTTCTGCAAG GAGAACATGGCTGGCAAAGGCTTCTCTTTCTGGGTCTGGCTGGACAACATCATTGACTTGGTGAAGAAGTACATCCTGGCACTGTGGAACGAAGG GTACATCATGGGCTTCATCAGCAAGGAGCGGGAGCGAGCCATCCTGAGCACCAAGCCCCCAGGGACCTTTCTGCTGCGCTTCAGTGAGAGCAGCAAGGAGGGGGGCATCACCTTCACCTGGGTGGAGAAGGACATCAGTG GGAAGACACAGATCCAGTCAGTGGAGCCTTACaccaagcagcagctgaacaaCATGTCCTTTGCTGAGATCATCATGGGCTACAAAATCATGGATGCCACCAACATCCTGGTGTCCCCTCTGGTGTACCTGTACCCAGACATCCCCAAGGAGGAGGCATTTGGGAAGTACTGCCGCTCTGAGAGCCAGGAACACTCGGAAGCCACGGACTCAGGTA GTGCTGCTCCATACCTGAAGACCAAGTTCATCTGTGTCACCCC CACCTCCTTCAGCAACACCATCGACCTGCCCATGTCCCCGCGCACGCTGGACTCGCTCATGCAGTTCGGCACCAGCAGCGAGGGCGCGGAGAGCAACGCAGGCGGGCAGTTTG AGTCGCTGACCTTCGACATGGAGCTGACCCCAGAGTGTGCATCCTCGCCCatgtga